One region of Pleuronectes platessa chromosome 18, fPlePla1.1, whole genome shotgun sequence genomic DNA includes:
- the tinagl1 gene encoding tubulointerstitial nephritis antigen-like: MKLILLTVSALLLLVGEGTADRILSGRTKRELASPLHVGGIKDRSGSYCERRGGCCPGRDDLCTVPYLDTICYCDLFCNRTVSDCCPDFWGHCLGVEPPFIGSCERNGNRFLTGQTYKENCNLCTCGTTGRWECEQNACLMESEMINAVNRGNYGWQASNYSQLYGMSLDEGIRYRLGTQRPSRTIMNMNEIQMNMDPQSESLPLYFSSAEKWPGKIHEPLDQGNCAASWAFSTAAVASDRISIQSMGHMTPQLSPQNLISCDTRNQGGCAGGRIDGAWWYLRRRGVVTEECYPYRSPQQTPAEVGRCMMQSRSVGRGKRQATQRCPNSQNYQNNIYQSTPPYRLSSSDKEIMKEIMDNGPVQAIMEVHEDFFVYKSGIYKHTDVSFTKPPQYRKHGTHSVRITGWGEERNFDGTSRKYWIAANSWGKNWGESGYFRIARGENECEIEAFVIGAWGRITMEDMKNHQHHHRRRHI, from the exons ATGAAGCTCATCCTGTTGACAGTGTCAGCGCTGCTCCTGCTGGTAGGAGAGGGTACCGCAGACAGAATCCTATCCGGGAGGACCAAGAGGGAGCTTGCCAGTCCTCTTCATGTTGGTGGCATCAAGGACCGAAGCGGCTCGTactgtgagaggagaggaggctgctgcccGGGAAGAGACGACCTGTGCACGGTGCCCTACCTGGACACCATCTGCTACTGTGACCTGTTCTGTAACCGCACCGTCTCCGACTGCTGCCCGGACTTCTGGGGTCACTGTTTGGGCGTGGAGCCTCCTTTCATTG gCAGCTGCGAAAGAAATGGAAACAGGTTCCTCACAGGGCAAACATACAAAGAAAACTGCAATTTATG TACATGTGGGACTACAGGACGATGGGAGTGTGAGCAGAACGCCTGTCTGATGGAGTCTGAGATGATCAATGCCGTCAACAGAGGGAACTATGG gtGGCAGGCATCAAACTACAGCCAGCTGTACGGCATGTCTCTGGACGAGGGGATCCGGTATCGTCTGGGCACACAGAGACCCTCCAGGACCATAATGAACATGAATGAGATCCAG ATGAACATGGATCCTCAGAGTGAGAGTCTGCCACTCTACTTCAGCTCAGCAGAGAAGTGGCCCGGGAAGATTCACGAACCACTGGACCAGGGCAACTGTGCAGCCTCCTGGGCTTTTTCAACTGCAG CTGTGGCCTCGGACAGAATCTCCATCCAGTCGATGGGTCACATGACTCCTCAGCTCTCGCCCCAAAACCTTATTTCCTGTGACACGCGCAACCAGGGAGGCTGCGCCGGGGGCCGCATCGATGGAGCCTGGTGGTACCTCAGGCGTAGAGG AGTGGTGACGGAGGAATGCTACCCCTACCGGTCCCCGCAGCAGACGCCAGCAGAGGTGGGACGCTGCATGATGCAAAGCCGCTCCGTTGGCCGGGGGAAGAGGCAGGCCACGCAGCGCTGCCCCAACTCACAGAACTACCAAAACAACATCTACCAGTCCACGCCACCGTACAGGCTCTCATCCAGC GATAAAGAGATCATGAAGGAGATTATGGATAATGGCCCCGTGCAAG CTATTATGGAGGTCCACGAGGACTTCTTTGTCTATAAGAGTGGGATCTACAAACACACTGACGTCAGCTTCACCAAACCTCCACAGTACCGCAAACACGGAACACACTCAGTCAGGATCACTGG gtggggagaggagagaaacttTGATGGGACGTCAAGAAAATATTGG aTCGCTGCCAACTCCTGGGGAAAGAACTGGGGAGAGAGCGGTTACTTCCGAATCGCTCGCGGGGAGAACGAGTGTGAGATCGAGGCATTTGTGATCGGAGCCTGGGGCAGGATCACGATGGAGGACATGAaaaaccaccagcaccaccatcgTCGTCGACACatttaa
- the ubqln4 gene encoding ubiquilin-4, whose protein sequence is MTRKLTPDVSCSIGGVKMADQGAADPGNNNNNKAEAAEGTIIKVTVKTPKDKEEIAIAEDASVTQFKEEISRRFKAKQDQLVLIFAGKILKDGDSLSQHGIKDGLTVHLVIKTAQKAGEGASAAASSSTSTTAASSSISSPGTNPSSTAGSTGSAPPSTQTPNLLTGFGDLSSLAGMGMGSSNFMELQQQMQRQLMSNPEMLSQIMENPLVQNMMSNPDLMRQMIMANPQMQTLMERNPEISHMLNNPELMRQTMELARNPAMMQEMMRNQDRALSNLESIPGGYNALRRMYTDIQEPMFSAAREQFGSNPFSALGGGSDSGVQPSRTENREPLPNPWSPPNSSNPPESGGGTTGSTSTTGGTNPSVSNPLGINPGGLGNGMFNSPGMQSLMQQISENPQLMQNMLSAPYMRSMMQSLSQNPELASQVLMNNPLFAGNPQLQDQFRSQLPVFLQQMQNPEALSVMTNPRAMQALMQIQQGLQTLQTEAPGLMPSLVPGGMPGGMPGGMPGGMPGGIPGGMPGGMPGGMPGGMPGGIPGIPTGGAMPTENPASSPSSAATNPAQQQLMQQMLQMFAGGGGLGGGGLGGGGLGGGGTATTQTPEVRFQSQLDQLNAMGFINREANLQALIATGGDINAAIERLLGSQPS, encoded by the exons ATGACCCGGAAGCTGACGCCAGACGTGAGCTGTTCCATTGGTGGAGTAAAGATGGCTGACCAAGGCGCCGCAGATCCtggtaataacaacaataataaagccGAAGCAGCGGAGGGAACTATtatcaaggtcacagtgaaaaCCCCGAAGGACAAAGAAGAGATCGCCATCGCAGAGGATGCCTCCGTCACTCAG TTCAAAGAAGAGATCTCAAGGCGGTTTAAAGCCAAACAAGACCAGTTGGTTCTGATCTTTGCAGGGAAGATCTTGAAGGATGGCGACAGCCTCAGCCAACACGGCATCAAGGATGGCCTGACAGTTCACCTAGTCATTAAGACAGCACAGAA GGCAGGAGAAGGTGCAAGCGCCGCGGCCTCTAGCTCAACCTCTACTACAGCTGCCAGTTCATCCATTTCTAGTCCAGGCACCAACCCCTCCTCCACAGCAGGTTCTACTGGCTCTGCCCCACcatccacacagacacccaACTTACTGA CTGGCTTTGGTGACCTGTCGAGTTTGGCTGGAATGGGCATGGGCTCATCTAACTtcatggagctgcagcagcagatgcagaGGCAGCTCATGTCCAACCCAGAGATGCTTTCTCAGATCATGGAGAACCCGCTGGTGCAAAACATGATGTCCAACCCCGACCTGATGAGGCAGATGATCATGGCCAATCCTCAGATGCAAACGCTGATGGAACGCAATCCTGAGATCTCCCACATGCTCAACAACCCCGAGCTCATGAGACAG ACCATGGAGCTGGCCAGGAACCCAGCCATGATGCAGGAAATGATGCGAAACCAGGACCGGGCTCTGAGCAACCTGGAGAGCATCCCAGGAGGTTACAATGCCTTGAGGAGGATGTACACAGACATCCAGGAACCCATGTTCAGCGCTGCCAGGGAACAG TTTGGTAGCAACCCGTTCTCAGCTCTAGGTGGCGGCTCTGACTCTGGTGTCCAGCCATCACGGACAGAGAACCGGGAGCCTCTGCCCAATCCATGGAGCCCACCAAATTCTTCTAACCCCCCTGAGAGTGGAGGGGGGACCACAGGAAGCACTAGCACCACCGGGGGCACCAACCCCAGTGTGTCCAATCCTCTGGGCATCAATCCAGGAGGTCTGGGCAATG GCATGTTCAACAGCCCTGGAATGCAGAGTCTAATGCAGCAGATCTCAGAAAACCCCCAGCTGATGCAGAACATGCTGTCTGCTCCCTACATGCGCAGTATGATGCAGTCACTGTCTCAAAACCCAGAGTTGGCTTCCCAG GTTTTGATGAATAATCCCTTGTTTGCTGGGAACCCACAGCTGCAGGATCAGTTTAGATCTCAGCTACCCGTCTTTTTGCAGCAG ATGCAGAACCCAGAAGCCCTGTCGGTTATGACCAACCCCAGAGCCATGCAAGCTCTAATGCAGATCCAACAGGGCCTACAGACACTGCAGACAGAAGCACCAGGCCTCATGCCTAG TTTGGTGCCAGGTGGGATGCCTGGTGGGATGCCTGGTGGGATGCCAGGTGGGATGCCAGGTGGGATACCAGGTGGGATGCCTGGTGGGATGCCAGGTGGGATGCCTGGTGGGATGCCAGGTGGAATTCCAGGCATACCCACGGGAGGGGCCATGCCCACAGAGAACCCGGCCTCCTCACCCAGCAGTGCAGCAACAAATCCCGCCCAGCAGCAGTTGATGCAACAGATGCTCCAGATGtttgctggaggaggaggcttaggaggaggaggcttaggaggaggaggcttaggaggaggaggaactgcAACG ACCCAGACCCCAGAGGTGCGGTTCCAGTCCCAGCTGGACCAGCTGAACGCCATGGGCTTCATAAACCGCGAAGCCAACCTGCAGGCACTCATCGCTACTGGAGGAGACATCAATGCCGCTATCGAGAGACTGCTGGGCTCACAGCCCTCGTAA
- the LOC128461921 gene encoding lens fiber membrane intrinsic protein, which produces MFPTKKSCSAVAPFSLLKMYSFMGGGLFCAIVGNILLVVSTATDYWMQYRFSGNYAHQGLWRYCMSNKCYMQTDSIAYWNATRAFMILSGMSCFAGIIAGIMSFAHFSSFERFNRSFAAGIMFFVSTFFVLLGMAIYTGVTINFLGKRFGDWRFSWSYILGWVAMLMTFFAGIFYICAYRMCDCRRGTAPR; this is translated from the exons ATGTTTCCAACAAAGAAGAG TTGCTCTGCAGTGGCCCCGTTCTCTCTGCTCAAGATGTACAGCTTCATGGGAGGAGGCCTGTTCTGTGCTATAGTGGGTAACATCCTGCTGGTGGTCTCCACGGCCACTGACTACTGGATGCAGTACCGTTTCTCTGGAAACTATGCCCACCAGGGTCTGTGGAGGTACTGCATGTCCAACAAGTGCTACATGCAGACCGACAGCATAG CCTACTGGAACGCCACCCGGGCATTCATGATCCTCTCAGGGATGTCGTGCTTCGCGGGGATCATCGCGGGGATCATGTCTTTCGCACACTTCTCCTCCTTTGAACGGTTCAACCGCTCCTTTGCTGCAGGAATCATGTTTTTCGTCTCCA CTTTCTTTGTTCTGCTGGGTATGGCCATCTACACTGGAGTCACAATCAACTTCCTGGGAAAGCGTTTTGGGGACTGGCGCTTCTCCTGGTCATACATACTGGGCTGGGTGGCCATGCTTATGACCTTCTTCGCAG GTATTTTCTACATATGTGCCTACAGAATGTGTGACTGTAGGAGAGGAACTGCTCCAcggtaa